TCATCAGTCGTCTCCCCGAATTTTGATAAGAAATCCCTTGACATTCCACGGTTCACGTTAACCCCTTTCCACAAACAATGCAACACCTTTCAGGTATTAGCAAAATAAAATACTTGACTACGTTGTTAAAGATAGCTACCATAACAATAAAAGTGGCTACCAAGAAGGGAGAGCTCTCATGATCAGCGCGGGAGTAAAGGATGTAAAAAACAATTTAAGCAGATTTTTGGTTCAGGTAAAAGCGGGGGAAGAGATTCTGATCACTGAAAGGGGAGTGCCCATTGCCCGCATCTTGAAGGAAGATTATGGGGATAAGTCCATCCGCTCAGCGCTGGGGCGCCTGGTTCAGAGAGGGTTGATCGCGCTGCCTGGCCGGAGCATCCGGAAAGACCGCATCCGGGCGGTGGAGGTTCCGGGGAAACCCGTTTCGGAAATCGTGATAGAGGATCGGCGGTGAACGACCGATGATCCTCTATC
The nucleotide sequence above comes from Syntrophobacterales bacterium. Encoded proteins:
- a CDS encoding type II toxin-antitoxin system prevent-host-death family antitoxin; the encoded protein is MISAGVKDVKNNLSRFLVQVKAGEEILITERGVPIARILKEDYGDKSIRSALGRLVQRGLIALPGRSIRKDRIRAVEVPGKPVSEIVIEDRR